The following nucleotide sequence is from Allocatelliglobosispora scoriae.
GCAGCGTCCCGTCGTTGTTGTTGCTCGGCAGCTCGTCGATCGGGAGCGCCGAACGCAGGTTGGGCATGCGCTCGACGAGCGACTTGAAGGCGATCTCCAGCTCCAGCCGGGCCAGGTTGTCCCCGGGGCAGCGGTGGATGCCGTGGCTGAAGGAGAAGCTCGGCTTCGCCGGGCGCCGGATGTCGAAGGTGTTGGGCTCCGCCGCCGAGGCCGGGTCGAAGTTGACCCCGGCACAGCTGATCAGGATGCCCTCGCCCGCCTTGATGACCTGGCCGCCGAGGTCGATGTCCTCGACCGCGACGCGGGCGAAGGCCTCGACGAGGGAGACGTACCGCAGGATCTCCTCGACCGCCTGCGGCACCAGGCCCGGGTCGGCGCGCAGCGCCTCCCACTGCTCCGGGTTGTCGAGCAGGGCGAGTGTGCCGAGGGAGATGACGTTGGTCGTGGTGTCGGTGCCCGCGACGAGCATCGCCATCGCGATGTGCACCAGCTCCAGCCGGGTCACCTCGCCCTCGTGCAGGTGCTCGGTGATGAGCAGGTCGATCAGGCCGGTCGTACCCTTGCCCGGGTTCTTCTCCTTCTTCTCGATCAGCTTCTTGAGGTAGGCGCCGAGCTCGGTCGTCGCCTCGTCGGCGAGCTCCGGGATGAAGAGCTTGTGCGCGGGGGTCTCGAACTCCTCGTGGTCCTCATAGGGGACGCCGAGCAGCAGGCTCATCACCATCGAGGGCACGGGCTGGGCGAACTGGGTGACGAGGTCGCCCGAGCGGCTGCCGTTCGCCATCATCGCGTCGAGCTTCTCGTCGACGATCCGCTGGATGTCGCCGCGCAGCAGAGCCGTCTTGCGTACGGTGAAGGGCGGCATGATCATCGAGCGCTGGCGGGTGTGCTCCGGCGGGTCGACCCCGAAGAGGACATCGGCGTAACCGCTGTCGACGACCTTCTCGAACTCCTCGTTGAGCAGCGGGTAGTTGCCGTGATACGGCCGGATCGAGACACGGCGGTAGTCGGAGAGCACGGCGCGGGCCTGCGCCGCTCCGGTCACCAGCCAGGCGGTCCGCCCGTTGTAGAGCTTCACCTTCGTCATCGGGCCGGTCTCGCCGAGCCCGACGTGCTGCGCGGAGGGCCGGTAGGGGCACTCGCGCGGGATCGGGAAGTCCGGCAGATCCGCCAGATCGGGCGGTGAAATGGTCATGGTCACCCCTTGCTCGGGAATGGGAGGCCGCTTCTGCGATCGGCACGGCACCGTTCGTCGACGCGAGGGCCGAGGACATCCTGTGGCAGCACGCCCGGCAGCTGCACCTTCTCGATTGCGGATCAACCCCGCCGACCCGGAAAACCCCAGCTGAAACACAAGATCGTCGCAACTCTTGAAGAGTTGTGGCTTCAGGCCGCCAGGCCTTGAGCACAACTCTTCAAGAGTTGCGACGATCTTGGATCGGGCAGCGCTACAGCGTGTCGGGCAGCCCGAACGCCGGGAAGAGCTTCGCGCCGAACGCCGTGATCTCGACGATCCGGCCCTCCTCGACCCGCAGCACGTCGATGTTCCACGGCCGGTAGTCGTCGTCGCCCGCGGCCCGGATGTAGTGCGCGACGGCCGGCTGCCGGTTGGCCCGGCACGGCACGCTGCGCCAGGCGCCGTGATAGGCGGGCGACTCCGGGTCGAGCACCCGGGCGAGCTGGGCGGCGACCGCGTCGCGGCCGACGAACCAGGTCGGGTTGGGCGGCATCGTGATCCGCACGTCCTCGTGCAGCAGCTCGGCGACGATGGTGGCGTCGAAGCGCTCCAGCACCGTCATGTAGCGCTGCAGCAGCGCACGCTCGGCGGTGGTCGGGTCGTCGGTCGCCGGCCACTCCAGCCGCCGCTCGGGCAGGCGCTCCTTGAGTCGGGCGCGAGCGCGCAGCGTGGCGTTGTTGACCGTGGCGACGGTGACCTCGAGCAGCTGCGCGGTCTCCAGCGCCGGCCAGCCGAGCACGTCACGCAGGATCAGCACGGCCCGTTGCTGAGGCGGCAGGTACTGGATCGCGGCGAGGAAGGCGAGCTCGATCGTCTCCTTGGCGACGACGACCACGTCCGGGTCGGCCTCGCTCGGCGCCGCCATCTCCAGCAGCTGATCCGGGTAGGGCTGCAGCCACGGGATCTCGTCCGGGACCGTCGTGGAGCTGCCACCCTGAGCGGGGATCGTGCGGTCGCTCGGCTTGCGCGGGTTGCGCTCCAGGAAGTCCAGGCAGGCGTTGGTCGCGATGCGGTAGAGCCAGGCCCGGAAGGTCGATCGGCCCTGGTAGGTCTCACGTTTGCGCCACGCGCGCAGGAAGGTCTCCTGAACCAGGTCCTCCGAGTCCTCATAGGACCCGAGCATCCGGTAGCAGTGGATCTGAAGCTCCCGGCGGTGTGCCTCGACGAGCCGGGCGAACCCCACCTCGTCAACTGTCTGCTCAACCACGCTCGGCTCGGCGCTGGCCCCGCTGCCGGTGTTGGCTTTGCTCACGAACACGCCCCACTTTCGGATGGTCACCCGCTGTGAGAGATCGATTGACGCTATCACGCTCGATGCCCCAAACAGTGTCAACTACTACCGGACACAAGGGGCGCATTCCGGGAGATGCGTCATTTCCGGTGCACCGCCACGCTGGCTGGAGTTGCCGCCCCCTCCGGGCGACGGCGACGTCACGCCGTCGCGACGCCCGCTCCATTGTGGATTTCGACCCGGGCCCGCCACGGCGTCTCGACCACACGCCATCGAATCGGGTCTCCCTGTGGTGACCCTCGTGTCAGGGAGGTAGCGGTAATGAGCCTTATCGGGGACCGCGCTGTGGTCCTTGGCGGGAGCATGGCCGGCATTCTGGCCGCCAGAGTGCTCGCCGAGTCCTATCGGGAGGTCGTGGTCATCGACCGCGACAAGGTGCTCGGGGTGCACGAGCCGCGCCGCGGCGCGCCGCACACCGTCCACGCGCACGGCCTGCACGCCCGCGGCCACCTGCTGATGGAGGAGCTCTTCCCGGGCTTCACCGACGAGCTGCGGGCCAAGGGTGTGCCCACCGGCGACCTCGGCGAGATGCGGTGGTTCTTCAACGGCCGCAAGCTCCAGCCCGCGCACACCGGCCTCATCTCGGTGACCGCGCCGCGACCGGTTCTCGAGGGGCACATCCGGACCCGGGTCGCCGCGATCGAGAATGTGCGATTCCTCGAGGAGACCGACATCAACGGGCTCGTCGCCACCGCCGACCAGTCCCGGATCGTCGGTGTCCGGATCCAGGGCCGGGACGAGGGCTCCGCCGAGGAGGTGCTCGACGCCGACCTCGTCGTCGACACGACCGGGCGCGGTTCGCGTACCCCCGCGTGGTTGGAGGAGTTCGGCTACGCGCGGCCGTTCGAGGAGCGGATCAAGGTC
It contains:
- a CDS encoding cytochrome P450, producing MTISPPDLADLPDFPIPRECPYRPSAQHVGLGETGPMTKVKLYNGRTAWLVTGAAQARAVLSDYRRVSIRPYHGNYPLLNEEFEKVVDSGYADVLFGVDPPEHTRQRSMIMPPFTVRKTALLRGDIQRIVDEKLDAMMANGSRSGDLVTQFAQPVPSMVMSLLLGVPYEDHEEFETPAHKLFIPELADEATTELGAYLKKLIEKKEKNPGKGTTGLIDLLITEHLHEGEVTRLELVHIAMAMLVAGTDTTTNVISLGTLALLDNPEQWEALRADPGLVPQAVEEILRYVSLVEAFARVAVEDIDLGGQVIKAGEGILISCAGVNFDPASAAEPNTFDIRRPAKPSFSFSHGIHRCPGDNLARLELEIAFKSLVERMPNLRSALPIDELPSNNNDGTLQRLFEFPVTW
- a CDS encoding sigma-70 family RNA polymerase sigma factor codes for the protein MSKANTGSGASAEPSVVEQTVDEVGFARLVEAHRRELQIHCYRMLGSYEDSEDLVQETFLRAWRKRETYQGRSTFRAWLYRIATNACLDFLERNPRKPSDRTIPAQGGSSTTVPDEIPWLQPYPDQLLEMAAPSEADPDVVVVAKETIELAFLAAIQYLPPQQRAVLILRDVLGWPALETAQLLEVTVATVNNATLRARARLKERLPERRLEWPATDDPTTAERALLQRYMTVLERFDATIVAELLHEDVRITMPPNPTWFVGRDAVAAQLARVLDPESPAYHGAWRSVPCRANRQPAVAHYIRAAGDDDYRPWNIDVLRVEEGRIVEITAFGAKLFPAFGLPDTL